The genomic region TTTGCAACAGGTCCTTACAGagctaataaaattaaaataaaaacattaaaataaaactaacaatGTGACAAATAATGTCAAATTACCTAAGTTAACATAATTGTAATCTTAAAATGTCTAAAAGTGTCCCATAGTGTATATTATTTCTTTAGTCAAGACGACATGTTTTCAGCTAGCATGCTAACATAACATTATGTTAATATAACATTGTGTTAGCATGCTAGTACAAGTAAGAAAAtgtattgattttgttttctgtttgtatgTCCTCAGTTTATTTTGTGATCTGCCGATTGCTTTAACTAACTAAATATGGCCCccagaaacaaacatttgcCTTCTCTTGTGCTAGCCTCTAAAATCTCTTGCTAGCCCCTGTGATTTAAATTCAGGAACTTGGATGTAGGAATGCATGACCATTCTTTCATGAcgcattattttttttagatgtttttgatAGCCATAGGCCTTCTATactaataaatattaataaaaatagttAGCAACATTGCAATTTTTATTTCCTATAGTCTCTGGACATTTGTTACAGAGTATTCCAAACACTGTCATATTTGTTAATTCAGGCaactatttaatttttaaattcatGGCCTTTATGTCTCCAGACTGAGTGGGCTAGCTACTATACTGGGTGAGTAGCTAGCATCATAAATCTTGCTATAACTTTTATTAACCCTGCTACATAAGTATTTTTACACAAGTTAATGTTGAAACTGTAGTTTCAACTATTTATTTAAGCAGCTGTTTATATTTACCAGCAGCGTTTGAATGCTAACAGTGCTAGCTAGTCAGTGGTTAGCTAAGCAGCAGATTCTTGCTAGCCACAGATATTTTGCTTTAATAAGAATATTTACAGTATCCTCCAATTTAAGAATAAGTTGCTCTATTGGTCTGCTAATAAATCACAGAATGTCCATAGGTGTTTGATTGTATTTAAACCATATATTCAAGCAAATATTGACATTTTACAGGCAGGGTCTATAAGCTAAATGTGTCAGCTAATCATTTGTTATTTAACTACCATtctgcatatttttttattttaaaattcagtttcagcattTTGAAACAGGAAGACTGTTTAATACATTCATTTTAAAGAAGCTAGTTTGTTGGGTTATCTGTTTTAGTTCTGAGATTATAGCAGTATGAGCCAAACATCTCCATTCACAGCGTGCTTTTTAAACAAAGTTAATGCCTTTATTATTTCTGTGGGTCTGGCTAAGCTAAAgacaacatattaaaatatttaattttgcaaaaatttacaaatttaaaatagATATAGGTATTGCTAAAGAGAAAGTGatcattaaaaagaaagtgACTCAAAGATGATAACTCAAAGAAATCCAGGAAGCAAAACTTAaggcaaatgttttatttaatcacaaagaaaatcacAATCAAATACAAATTACcaatattttaaactttaaaaaaaatatttaacaaaggtTTTGCAATTAAgagtaaaaataatataaaatctcCAGTTGTATgttgttatattttttaaattcatccATTATTAGTTTGAGATATACAGCACcacagcatttttttctgtttctttaattTCAACCTTTACTAAAAGGAAACTTTAATGTTAAAGaccctttttatattttagagtaATTTTGTCAGTTAAATTTCTAAAGTGAAAGCTTAGAGAAAAAGGACAATTCTGAACTGGATCAAAGGGATAAAATAgggtaaaatgcaaattaaaaggctttgtttttcaaatttgtcatttttttggGGTTAAACTTTATACATCAAAGTATAAAGTGAAacctttaaacaaaatatatttagtaATTTTTGTCATTGTTAAATTTCTAAAGTGAAACCTTTAGAGAATTAAGACAATTCTGGAAAGTGGGAAACATTTCCGCTGACTGCAACTGCTGTCATGTTGCTCAgctaaagaggaacatctgtgAAAAGTCTCTTTCCAAGATGGCCTCTTCTTCCTCAGCACCGCTTCTTCTCCTGCTGCGCGTGCTTCTACGTGGCGACATTTGCTCTGTGGGACCACAAGATGCAGAACTCGCTTCTCCTTCCTCTCCAAACCTCATCCGCACAAAGAATGAGGGTCGACGATGTGTCGCCCCCTGCTGCATGCCCGACCTCGATCACAGAAAGAAGGAGAGTCATCTTGGCATGGAGGGGTGCAGGGGGCGACGGATTCACGGCGGGGCGGCCCCACTCAGTTTGGGGGCCGGCGCCGTGCAGCCTGGACGGGGAATCCTCCTCAGGAGCATCCAGGGATGAGCCAGAAACAGGATCATCCTGGTTATCAGGATGAGTATTTCCAGGTAGGAATCGAGCAGGTGAGGAGCAGAGGCCCGGATCAGCGCTCAGGGAGGACGATCTCGGGAACCCAGTCGTTCAGGTGGCGGCTCTCCTCACAGAACAGGTGGAGCTTCTCCAGAGCAGGGTCCTCCCAGGAACCATCAGCTGGATTCTGTTCAAACGACAGGACAGGAGTTTTAGAACATGTGTCATAAACAACTCCTAGTCTAAGCGGGTTGCCAACTTAAATCCAGTGCAGAGTTTTGTTGCGTTTTTAAAGGGCCCCTGCTCTATCGCTGCACTACCCGCTGCCCTGTCTAAGTTTTAAACCTTTCTACAAAGACATGTTCAGAGTTTCAATTCATTTCTGATTTTTGACAGATTTTACATATCAGagtcaataaaaagaaaatctgtcgATTCCTAGTTGATATgttgctgaaataaaataagatcAATATTTAGTGTTTATTTTCATCTGTCTTGAATAAtgttcattaaaaataaaatgtttttaggacTGCTGAGCCACCCCCTTGCACCCCTGCTCCTGGTCTGCTCTGACCGTACCGTGATGAGGACGCAGTGCGCATCTTCCAGCTGCTCTGTTTCGTCTCCGACGATGTCAGCCAGATGCTGCATGTCGCTGACTCTCACGATGCTGATGTCGTTGTCGAAGCAGAAGGACTGGATGAGGGTGAAGTGGATCTGCAGGGCGATGTCCCACTCAAACTGCTCGTCCGTGGCCAGGACGCAGAAGGACACGCTGTCTGGGTCTCTGTGGACACAGAAAATACTCTTTCTGTTGGCTGCTGCTGAGACAATCTCacacaaaataaatcagatgAAGTATAGTTTTCTTACTCTGTCATGATTTTAGCACTCTCGTAGACTCCAACAGTGAGCCGGTCTTCACTCTGAGCACAGACCAGAGCTTCCTTCAGGGACTTTCCAGGAGACTTCATGGTTTGTATGACCCAGTTGAACTCAGAAAGTGAAGAGGAGAGGGTTTGTGCTTCCTCAAAGTCATTCAGCTTTTATACGGCCAAGCCAGCACAAGTCCACCCCCTGATTGGTTCCCTTCAGGACAAAAGCAACAACTGACTGCAGCCCCCACCGCACCCTGAGCGACGCGTGCCTTTAGAAAACTCTCTGAgagtggggggtggggggcggGTTGTGTCCGAAGGATTTAGATGTAGAAACTGTGAACTTGAAGTGATTGTTACAAAACTACACAGGAGTCACTAAAGTCCTCCACCTTTTTCTACAGGATTTTTCTATTAAAGCTCTAAAGCTGCTAGTTTCCGTCAGATTGAAAAGCAAGCATCACTATGTGGTGACAGCATACCTGTGATACATATTCGGAGTAGTTATagatatgtggaaaagcagctcatgcccactgttaagtatggtggaaaAATAGTAATGCTGTGGACTTAGATCTATACTATTTTACATCTGCAGCGAATAGAAAATACAGATGTATCTTCCACTCTTATTGGTACCCCTGCTGGTAGTACCTTGCACAACCTCCTTCTGCCAAGGAAAGCGCTCAGTCTTCTCCTTCCCAACGTTGGAGCACACAGAGCGAGCCATCTTTGAACACTCATTTTTGTACAGCCTCTCTGGGTCACCCAGAGTCTTAGGTTCTCTCTGGATCTAGGTCTTGAAACTGAGATGGCCATGGAAAAATCTTGATTTTTGTATCCGACTAATCATTTTTGTGTTGACTTGCtcacatgttttggatcataatGCCCCTGATGCTCAAGCAGAAGccctagattttatttaaaatgcccTGGTAATTCAAAGAGTTATTAAGTTATGCATTCTGAGAAGATTGCCCAGTGTGTCTGGAAAATAAactggcccacagcatcacaggcaCTCCACTGAGCTTGAGAGAGCATTTAATAGTTgctatggagacttggtgatgCTAGTCTGCTGCTGTTCTCTAACAGGGATTTTGGAGATGTTCAACCTCCCtcaccatcctcctcactgCGTGAGGAGATAAGGTCCTCATCctgccttgtttgtcacagtttcggttattttgaacttttttatcactgctctgactgtagatatgatGATGTTGAGGTGAGGAGCTGTTCTCTCGTTACCTCTGCCTTACTTGAACAGCATGTTCTCTTATAGTTATCTGTGGACTCGTTCATAAGCAACCAAAGACTCGTCTCTTTAAACTGACATGTAGGTGGGACTGTATCCAGTATGATTTCACGTGTTTCTAATAAAactttttgttaattttattgtattttttacagGTTTTACAAGTTTTATCCTTGTGTATTTTgcatgtgacttttttttttaaaggtactAAATTTCCTActcttttttcccccttttgaagagTGTGGATgtgatgtaaaaacaaacatttcgaAGTGTGTTTTCATgtggtttaaaaatgaaaagaagtttatggtaaaaaaaaaaaaaaaaaactttcttgaCCACCAGCACCTGCGTTTCATTTGCTGCTTCACtttaatttttggttttctagtgtctgtttctgttttctcgATCCTACATTTATATACGTCTGTCTCAGTTCGTCttctatattatatatattgtttatattggGTCTATCTCGAGttgtattttaaataatctCCCCTTTCAATCAATCTGCCTAACGACAGTTTCTTCTTGGAGCTAAAACTACCAGTTAAGctaagtcatgtttttggactgcaggaggaagctggagaacccggagagaacccacacatgtatagggagaacatgcaacctccatgcagaaagtcccCAAGCCTGGGatttaaacccaggaccttcttgctactaactgcaccaccgtgcagcccactaAACGTTTAATATttagtaaaaacattttggggTTAGGAAtgcaaaaaaagtcaaaactcAGCAGCTTGATGTTGCAAATTAGGAACAAAAGTATCAATTTTTAGGGGATGGGGTTCTAAAACTTCCAATATCCCAACGAATGTTTACATATGGAGGCCCATTTgttcccacaaatcataagggataaactttttaactttttccatgGAGGAAGCAGTTTGTTTGAGGTATTACTTTAAAATACCTGACTGCAGGTAACTAAAAGGTTATGAATGAACCAATCAGTGACTTACATTGTAATCTGTACCATCATTTCCTCATTCATTTAAGAGCACGGTAATCTcactgtatgtaaacttctgactctaaatcagactaaacgtttcctgttttccttCAGTCAGGTTTACCAAAACATTTCTCATGACGTCCTCTGATGTCAGGCAGTGCATGTCTCCAGAGTTTCTCCATCCAGTCAGACTGAGCTGGAGCTGCGGTGCAGCAGTGATCAGAGGAGAGAAATGTGACTC from Girardinichthys multiradiatus isolate DD_20200921_A chromosome 8, DD_fGirMul_XY1, whole genome shotgun sequence harbors:
- the LOC124872760 gene encoding growth arrest and DNA damage-inducible protein GADD45 gamma-like, with protein sequence MKSPGKSLKEALVCAQSEDRLTVGVYESAKIMTEDPDSVSFCVLATDEQFEWDIALQIHFTLIQSFCFDNDISIVRVSDMQHLADIVGDETEQLEDAHCVLITNPADGSWEDPALEKLHLFCEESRHLNDWVPEIVLPER